From Mytilus edulis chromosome 9, xbMytEdul2.2, whole genome shotgun sequence, the proteins below share one genomic window:
- the LOC139489369 gene encoding uncharacterized protein: MNRSWEEGILPQNWKMANVKFLKKAHKLSYNNPSAYRPISLTSVVSKLMERIVLYRIEEYFETNNIIDNEQEGFRQYRSTVNALLSLIQSIYGGFNKKMITLALFIDFEKAYDSIWREGLLVKLYQYGIKGKIWNWVHSFLNNREAVININNTKGELFKTHTGLPQGSVLSPILFNIFIADIFQTVLAQKCKFADDATIWHTGEDINILQQDLQTDIDKVNEWSNKWRMKLSVEKTEYCIFSKSIQNTTSVLLKLGNGTLKHNNNPKILGVTLDQKLTFNTHIDNVLKTAKRSLGIIREINGIANIPTKRLIEIYQSLVCSTITYASCVWQIGNSTNLHKLDEVQRHGLALCLNMPSTSSLEVLQIIGGVLPLELRREEIAIRELAKITSSFTTVPIKKKLENWKTESNPETYISPIGKMILQADDMKKETSIEVNNIEQQYECRGMCAIRRAPEYWTTLGSSKTRTSEQAIEGQRLIKQQLEELPPNTTVAFTDGSCMGNPGPCGAGAIIYNNEEEETIQYPVSNRGSILLAELVAIKLVLEKIDNYNYSNVKQLNLYSDSQSAIGIITLNWKSENYHKTIQEIKNRKKKLEQKGFIINIIWTPGHSDIEGNEQADRLAKAAAKEADNREEMSSITTKQDIKQAARTSVIKKWKTQWESSEVGRRFFNHHPDASKKIKLDFPSKKHFNILNSLRSGYSKLKGYQHFINRHVEDNKCTCGEIESVEHFLLSCDNYSLDREKLRQSIYFITGTLNLDLEELLNTEASADIQYAVSEFIDDTQRFDHLFV; this comes from the coding sequence atgaACAGATCATGGGAAGAAGGAATACTTCCACAAAATTGgaaaatggcaaatgtaaaattTTTGAAGAAAGCACACAAACTTAGTTACAATAACCCTTCAGCATACCGGCCAATTAGTTTAACCAGTGTAGTATCCAAACTGATGGAAAGAATAGTTCTATACAGAATAGAAGAATATTTTGAAACCAACAACATCATTGATAATGAACAGGAAGGATTTAGACAATACAGATCAACAGTCAATGCTTTATTGTCACTCATCCAATCAATATATGGGGGATTCAACAAGAAAATGATTACGCTTGCTTTGttcattgattttgaaaaagcctATGACAGTATATGGCGAGAAGGACTATTAGTAAAACTTTATCAATATGGAATCAAAGGAAAAATCTGGAATTGGgttcattcttttttaaataaccGTGAAGCAGTAATCAACATCAACAACACAAAAGGAGAACTATTTAAAACACATACAGGATTACCACAAGGTTCAGTCTTATCCCCTATTTTGTTCAACATCTTTATAGCAGATATTTTTCAAACCGTTCTGGCACAGAAATGTAAATTTGCAGATGATGCAACCATATGGCACACAGGTGAGGACATCAATATTCTACAACAAGATCTTCAAACAGATATTGACAAGGTGAATGAATGGAGCAACAAATGGAGGATGAAATTGAGTGTAGAAAAAACAGAATATTGTATTTTCAGTAAAAGTATACAAAATACTACATCCGTTCTACTTAAGCTTGGTAATGGAACTTTAAAACACAACAACAATCCTAAAATTCTTGGAGTTACACTTGACCAAAAACTGACTTTCAATACTCATATAGATAATGTACTGAAAACAGCAAAAAGATCATTAGGTATAATTAGAGAAATTAATGGTATTGCTAATATTCCAACAAAAAGACTAATAGAAATTTACCAAAGTCTTGTTTGTTCAACCATCACATATGCAAGCTGTGTTTGGCAGATTGGAAATTCAACAAACCTACACAAGTTGGATGAGGTTCAAAGACATGGCCTTGCCTTATGCCTTAATATGCCTTCAACTTCCAGCCTTGAAGTTCTTCAGATAATTGGTGGAGTCTTACCTTTAGAACTGAGAAGAGAAGAAATAGCAATTAGAGAATTGGCAAAAATTACCTCATCTTTTACAACAGTCCCAATTAAGAAAAAGCTAGAAAACTGGAAAACAGAATCTAATCCAGAAACTTACATCTCTCCAATTGGAAAAATGATACTACAGGCAGATGATATGAAAAAGGAAACATCAATTGAGGTAAATAATATTGAACAGCAATATGAATGTCGTGGCATGTGTGCAATAAGAAGGGCACCGGAGTACTGGACCACATTGGGAAGTTCCAAAACAAGAACCAGTGAACAAGCCATTGAAGGACAAAGacttataaaacaacaattagaAGAACTTCCTCCAAATACAACAGTGGCATTCACAGATGGCTCATGCATGGGAAATCCTGGGCCTTGTGGTGCAGGAGCCATTATATACAATAATGAAGAGGAGGAAACAATACAGTACCCTGTATCAAACAGAGGATCAATACTACTAGCAGAACTAGTAGCCATTAAACTTGTGCTGGAAAAAATAGACAATTATAATTACAGTAATGTTAAACAACTTAACCTATACTCTGACAGTCAATCCGCCATAGGCATTATAACCTTAAATTGGAAATCAGAAAATTATCACAAAACCATACAAGAAAtcaaaaacaggaaaaaaaaattggaacaaAAAGGTTTTATTATCAACATCATTTGGACACCGGGGCACTCTGATATAGAGGGGAATGAACAGGCTGACCGTCTGGCAAAAGCAGCGGCAAAAGAGGCAGATAATAGGGAGGAAATGTCTTCAATCACGACAAAACAAGACATCAAACAAGCGGCGAGAACATCAGTCATTAAAAAATGGAAGACACAATGGGAATCTAGTGAGGTtgggagaagattttttaatcatCACCCAGATGcatcaaaaaaaatcaaactcgACTTCCCATCAAAAAAACACTTCAATATACTAAACAGTCTCAGATCAGGATACTCCAAACTAAAGGGGTATCAACATTTCATTAACAGACATGTAGAAGACAACAAATGTACTTGCGGAGAAATAGAAtctgtagaacattttttattatcttgtgACAATTACAGTTTGGATAGAGAAAAACTCCGCCAGTCAATATATTTCATAACAGGAACACTTAATCTAGATTTAGAAGAATTACTTAACACTGAAGCCAGTGCAGACATACAATATGCAGTTTCCGAGTTTATAGACGATACTCAAAGATTTGATCATTTGTTTGTATAA